Proteins from one Primulina huaijiensis isolate GDHJ02 chromosome 18, ASM1229523v2, whole genome shotgun sequence genomic window:
- the LOC140963716 gene encoding transcription factor bHLH52-like, producing the protein METESQFQIPPPYHTEELSVGEAYINGVYEGLSFHTLLTYDPYGSSAPPPVTYGVFDVPAQTQNILVMPKSEPQPEISTFYGAFSTEAPPYNFFSDVASSSHHHLPGFLSLEQPRNTAVDSLSRVEDRRSRKQQKLSDKTRRLQKLLPWDKKMDMATVLEEACKYIKFLQAQVSILQAMPNTESGSHGTAISSLIHGVVGDQLGRLNRQQLLQVLLHSPIAQTLLYSNGCCVYSLEQLLLVKNNAERKAQFNQLLFDSNTIAWAPDYYRF; encoded by the coding sequence ATGGAGACAGAATCTCAATTTCAAATACCCCCGCCGTACCACACGGAGGAGCTCTCAGTTGGGGAGGCTTACATCAATGGCGTCTACGAAGGTCTGAGTTTCCATACCTTGCTCACTTACGATCCCTATGGTTCATCCGCTCCACCTCCGGTGACGTATGGTGTCTTCGATGTTCCCGCCCAAACTCAGAATATCCTCGTGATGCCAAAAAGCGAACCACAGCCTGAGATCTCGACCTTCTATGGAGCCTTTTCAACGGAGGCTCCGCCGTACAACTTCTTCTCAGACGTGGCGTCGTCTTCTCACCACCATTTACCTGGATTCCTCTCTCTCGAGCAGCCTAGAAACACTGCGGTCGACTCTCTGTCTCGAGTCGAAGATCGGCGTAGTCGGAAGCAGCAGAAACTAAGCGACAAGACGCGACGTTTACAGAAACTTTTGCCGTGGGATAAGAAAATGGACATGGCGACCGTACTAGAGGAAGCGTGCAAGTACATCAAGTTCCTCCAGGCGCAGGTTAGTATCCTCCAGGCCATGCCTAATACCGAAAGCGGAAGCCACGGGACAGCAATATCCAGCCTGATCCACGGTGTTGTTGGGGATCAATTGGGGAGGTTGAATCGGCAGCAGCTGTTACAGGTTCTTCTTCACTCACCCATTGCTCAGACACTGCTCTACTCAAACGGCTGTTGCGTTTACTCACTGGAACAGCTTCTTTTGGTTAAGAACAATGCTGAGAGGAAAGCCCAGTTTAACCAATTGCTCTTTGATTCAAACACCATCGCATGGGCCCCCGATTATTACAGATTTTAA
- the LOC140964262 gene encoding histone-lysine N-methyltransferase ATXR3-like, with amino-acid sequence MGDGGVACVASQHVMEKFTICGSKTNGKPKPNPSPKSSVKLAKVKQKMKRKKDKGGELSVKNIGSSSKEGSENNCIGEVSDDFNKEEVEEGELGTLPIEKDEFFPEKLGRRYDIRSEIEKGQSVAGRWRKNNGELERNEWRSSKDELEKGEFVPDSWCRADGGNRGDEYGYSKARRYDITKEKGWKFDRDWISPSAKERGWKFDRDNEWNPSVRDKGWKADREWSPPSREKGWKGDHEREWTPPSSCKYSSEKEFSRSGGSAQHSRKFSSKMETEKTPKFLSKIVGEEVSSKNDHFHGKNNAKNYSLSNRSKRHVIDSDMNDRKHHDDYDDYSSSKTRKLSDDGIRSAMLGDLYSGRFVDRPYKNSTSSSRNIPSERFSSRHLESSRTVRVRQNSSPHHSERSPHDWARHHDHRGRSPVRCGRSPYERNHQCARSRSPNDQGSHNDGRYRSPSCVDRSPRDQGHNRDGRDLTPTLSDRSPFGRGRYTNHRDANRKVVLNEKRSSQFGSKGQEVSKGQEPKKYSSKTESQKLAKESFDKGNASEENGFVDKIDGHPRLSRSPTFKSIESSQENRVMEEPASMEEDMDICNTPPHAPVVANAVAGNWYYWDLFGVEHGPSKLSDLKTLVEDGYLVSDHFIKHLDGDRWTSIENAASPLVSKNLSSVTPDTVTQLVNPPEAPGNLLTDNRNLASEYLLDEEDISPASHHAEDLYIDERVGALLEGVILIRGKELEIIGEVLQMKGEHSEWTKWQKWEGFNGHQLRRGETCDDGSFNGFSSVSEISSKDTAESEPTTIALFDKDITLVSVGTGEWFAGQWSCKGGDWKRNDEAIQDRTWKRKLILNDGYPSCQMSKSGSEDPRWQHKDELYFPSQSTRLDLPPWAFTSPDDLNDPSNPNRLGQTKSAIVKGVKGAMLPVIRINACVVKDHGSFVPEQRVKIRGNERYSSRHSSRPYSTTGDTKRLSEEDGPPSRNTCEHDSRKSCATFIIPKDRLRKVDELKLHLGEWYYLDGAGHEQGPLQFSELQVLADQGVIQKHSSVFRKHDKIWVPVTFFSGASESSGITERAATPTGAMSDLPCKNWRDSSRFHDLHPQFIGYTRGKLHELVMKSYRSREFTAVINEVLDPWISARQPKKEMEKQIYHSDHVRACKRARIDGIEEEYETEDDVLAFRKDACVFDDLCAGATFMKGDEAHSVADGQSWALLDGHILARVFHFLRSDIKSLIYVALTCKHWRSVAKFYKDISKQVDFWAVASNCTDSMVLNIMNDYKKERITSLLLRGCTDISSGMLEELLRSFPSVSAIDIRGCTQLEDLVCKFPNIIWVKNQGHLLKTRSLSQLTDKVSSTPYHTDDSSGLKEYLESSDKRDSENQLFRHNLYKRSKLFDARKSSSILSRDAQLRRLAMKKAGNGYKRMEDFIATSLRDIMKDNTFEFFGAKVAEIEEKMKNGYYANRGLNSIKDDISRMCRDAIKNKNHVDARDVNRVVTLFIQLVTTLEKGSKSAYDREQIMKSWKYDSHTGLSSASLKYKKNLNKLSERKYLNKINGNAFVNGISDSGDYASDRELRKRLSKLNKKSLDSGSETSDDSDKSSDGFMTDSESTASDTESDLEFQSEGAIGESRGEAYVNADDGFDSLAEDREWGARMTKASLVPPVTRKYEVTDHYVVVADEEEVRRKMQVSLPEDYADKLNAQRNGTEDSDMEIPEVKEYKPRKSLGDEVIEQEVYGIDPYTHNLLLDSMPEESDWSLLDKHLFIEDVLLVVLNKQVRSFTGAGNTPMVYPLKPVFEEILDTAEENHDRRTVRLSQLILKSIDSRPEDHYVAYRKGLGVVCNKEGGFCEDDFVVEFLGEVYPAWKWYEKQDGIRSLQKNNKDPAPEFYNIYLERPKGDADGYDLVVVDAMHKANYASRICHSCKPNCQAKVTAVDGQYQIGIYSVRPIAYGEEITFDYNSVTESKEEYEVSVCLCGNQVCRGSFLNLTGEGAFQKVLKECHGLLDRHRLMLEACELNSASEEDYIDLGKAGLGSCLLGGLPDWLIAYSARLVRFINFERTKLPHEILRHNIEEKKKYFADIRMEVEKSDAEIQAEGVYNQRLQNLALTIDKVRYVMRCVFGDPKKAPPPLERLNPESAVSYIWKGEGSFVEELIQGMAPHLDDVLLRDIKAKIRAHDPSGSDDIRMELRESLLWLRDEVRSLPCSYKSRHDAAADLIHLYAHTKSLFIVKEYKTVTSPPVYITPLDLGPKYADKLGSGIHEYCKTYSETYCLGQLLFWYNQDAEPDALLAKSSRGCLSLPDVGSFYAKLQKPSRQRVYGPKTLKFMLARMEKQPQRPWPKDRIWSFNTPVKVFGSPMLDAVLHDTPLDKEMLYWLKHRPSIFQAMWDR; translated from the exons ATGGGCGATGGCGGCGTTGCATGCGTGGCTTCACAGCATGTTATGGAAAAATTTACGATTTGCGGTAGCAAGACTAACGGCAAGCCAAAGCCCAATCCCTCTCCTAAGTCTTCGGTCAAGTTGGCGAAAGTGAAACAAAAAATGAAGCGTAAAAAGGACAAAGGAGGTGAATTGAGTGTGAAAAATATTGGCAGTTCAAGCAAGGAAGGTTCTGAGAACAATTGCATTGGCGAGGTTAGTGACGATTTTAATAAAGAAGAAGTGGAGGAAGGTGAATTGGGCACTTTGCCCATTGAGAAAGATGAGTTTTTCCCTGAAAAACTCGGCAGGAGGTATGATATTAGGAGTGAGATTGAGAAAGGTCAATCTGTTGCTGGTAGATGGCGAAAGAACAATGGTGAACTGGAGAGGAATGAATGGAGATCATCTAAAGACGAATTGGAGAAAGGGGAGTTTGTTCCTGATAGCTGGTGCAGAGCTGATGGTGGGAACAGGGGTGACGAATATGGCTACTCAAAGGCTCGAAGATATGATATCACGAAGGAAAAAGGATGGAAATTTGACCGAGACTGGATATCACCGTCTGCAAAGGAAAGGGGATGGAAGTTTGATCGTGACAATGAGTGGAATCCATCTGTTAGAGATAAAGGTTGGAAAGCTGATCGTGAGTGGTCACCACCTTCTAGAGAGAAGGGTTGGAAGGGTGATCATGAGCGCGAGTGGACGCCGCCTTCCTCATGTAAGTACTCCAGTGAGAAAGAATTCAGCCGAAGTGGTGGTAGTGCTCAGCATTCGAGgaagttttcttccaaaatgGAAACAGAGAAAACTCCGAAGTTCCTCTCCAAAATAGTTGGAGAGGAAGTTTCATCGAAAAACGATCATTTCCATGGTAAAAATAATGCCAAGAACTACTCCCTAAGTAACCGCTCAAAAAGACATGTAATTGATTCAGATATGAATGACAGAAAACACCATGATGACTATGATGACTACTCCAGTTCAAAAACCCGGAAGCTTTCTGATGATGGCATCCGCTCTGCTATGTTGGGAGACCTCTACTCAGGCAGGTTTGTCGATAGGCCTTACAAAAATTCTACATCTTCTTCACGAAACATCCCCTCCGAAAGGTTCTCTTCCAGGCATTTGGAGTCATCTAGAACGGTTAGGGTTAGGCAAAATAGCAGTCCACATCATTCTGAGCGTTCCCCACACGATTGGGCCCGCCACCATGATCACCGTGGTCGCAGCCCAGTTCGTTGTGGGAGGTCCCCTTATGAAAGGAATCATCAGTGCGCTCGAAGTAGGTCTCCAAACGATCAGGGCAGTCACAACGATGGCAGATATCGAAGTCCTAGCTGTGTGGACAGGTCTCCTCGTGACCAAGGTCACAACCGGGATGGAAGGGATCTAACTCCAACTTTGTCGGACCGGTCACCATTTGGTCGCGGTAGGTACACTAACCACCGGGACGCTAATCGAAAGGTGGTACTCAATGAGAAACGATCAAGTCAATTTGGTAGCAAAGGGCAAGAAGTTAGCAAGGGCCAAGAACCAAAGAAGTATTCTAGTAAAACAGAATCCCAAAAATTAGCAAAAGAGTCATTTGACAAAGGAAATGCTAGTGAGGAGAATGGCTTTGTTGATAAAATTGATGGTCATCCACGTCTTTCTCGAAGTCCTACGTTTAAAAGCATAGAATCATCTCAGGAAAATAGAGTTATGGAGGAGCCAGCGTCCATGGAAGAAGACATGGACATTTGCAACACTCCTCCACATGCCCCTGTAGTGGCTAATGCTGTTGCAGGAAATTGGTACTATTGGGATCTCTTTGGTGTGGAACATGGGCCTTCGAAATTATCAGATCTAAAGACACTTGTCGAGGATGGTTATCTTGTATCAGATCATTTTATCAAGCATTTGGACGGTGATAGGTGGACAAGCATCGAAAATGCAGCTTCTCCATTGGTTTCTAAGAATTTGTCTTCAGTGACTCCGGATACAGTCACTCAACTTGTGAATCCTCCTGAGGCTCCCGGTAATCTCTTGACAGATAACAGAAATTTGGCATCTGAATACCTGCTTGATGAGGAGGACATATCACCTGCATCCCACCATGCAGAAGATCTTTATATAGATGAAAGAGTTGGTGCACTCTTAGAGGGTGTCATATTAATTCGTGGAAAGGAGCTGGAGATAATTGGCG AAGTGTTGCAAATGAAAGGTGAGCACAGTGAGTGGACGAAGTGGCAGAAATGGGAAG GTTTTAATGGGCATCAACTGCGTAGGGGTGAAACTTGTGATGATGGAAGTTTCAATGGTTTCTCTAGTGTTTCTGAAATTTCATCTAAAGACACTGCAGAATCAGAGCCCACCACGATTGCGTTGTTTGATAAGGATATCACTCTTGTTTCTGTCGGCACCGGTGAATGGTTTGCTGGACAATGGTCATGCAAGGGCGGGGATTGGAAGAGGAATGATGAAGCTATTCAAGATAGAACTTGGAAGAGGAAGCTTATCCTCAATGATGGTTATCCATCATGTCAGATGTCCAAATCTGGCTCTGAAGACCCTCGGTGGCAGCATAAAGACGAGTTGTACTTTCCTTCCCAGAGCACCAGGCTTGATCTGCCTCCGTGGGCTTTTACCTCACCAGATGATTTGAATGACCCCAGCAATCCAAACAGATTAGGCCAGACTAAATCTGCCATTGTCAAGGGGGTGAAAGGAGCAATGCTTCCAGTGATCAGGATAAATGCGTGTGTGGTGAAGGACCATGGTTCATTTGTGCCTGAACAACGTGTAAAAATCAGAGGAAATGAAAGATATTCGTCAAGGCATTCTTCAAGGCCTTATTCAACAACTGGTGATACAAAGAGATTATCAGAAGAAGATGGTCCTCCCTCAAGGAATACTTGTGAACATGATTCAAGGAAGAGCTGTGCAACCTTCATTATACCAAAGGACCGGCTTCGCAAAGTAGATGAGTTAAAGTTGCATCTAGGTGAGTGGTACTATCTTGATGGTGCTGGGCATGAACAAGGGCCCTTACAATTTTCAGAGTTGCAAGTATTGGCAGATCAAGGTGTAATCCAGAAACATAGCAGTGTTTTTagaaaacatgataaaatttgGGTCCCAGTTACCTTTTTCTCGGGAGCCTCTGAGTCATCTGGGATTACTGAGCGTGCTGCTACTCCTACTGGAGCAATGAGTGATTTGCCTTGTAAAAACTGGAGAGATTCAAGTAGATTTCATGATTTGCATCCACAATTTATTGGATATACTCGGGGCAAGCTTCACGAATTGGTGATGAAGTCCTACAGGAGTAGGGAGTTTACTGCTGTTATAAATGAAGTCCTTGATCCTTGGATCAGTGCAAGGCAACCAAAGAAAGAGATGGAAAAACAGATTTATCATTCAG ATCATGTCCGCGCTTGCAAAAGAGCTAGAATTGATGGAATTGAAGAGGAGTATGAAACGGAAGATGATGTGCTTGCTTTTAGGAAGGATGCGTGTGTGTTTGATGATTTGTGTGCTGGTGCTACTTTTATGAAAGGAGATGAAGCACATTCTGTAGCTGATGGGCAGAGTTGGGCTCTCCTTGATGGTCATATTCTAGCACGAGTGTTTCATTTCCTTAGATCTGATATTAAGTCGCTTATTTATGTTGCCTTGACATGTAAGCACTGGCGATCGGTGGCAAAGTTTTACAAAGATATCTCTAAGCAGGTTGACTTTTGGGCCGTTGCTTCTAATTGCACCGACTCCATGGTCTTGAACATAATG AATGATTATAAGAAAGAGAGGATAACTTCATTACTCCTACGTGGGTGTACTGACATTAGTTCTGGGATGCTGGAGGAACTTCTTCGGTCATTCCCTTCTGTGTCAGCTATAGATATTCGAGGTTGCACCCAGTTAGAAGACTTGGTTTGCAAGTTTCCTAATATCATTTGGGTCAAGAATCAGGGTCACCTATTGAAGACCAGAAGTCTTAGTCAGTTAACTGACAAGGTTTCGTCGACTCCGTATCATACGGATGATTCTTCTGGACTGAAAGAATATTTAGAAAGTTCGGATAAGAGGGACTCAGAAAATCAGTTATTCAGGCATAACCTGTACAAACGATCCAAACTCTTTGATGCTAGAAAGTCTTCATCCATCCTCTCTAGGGATGCTCAGTTGAGACGTTTGGCTATGAAGAAAGCTGGAAACGGGTATAAGAGGATGGAAGACTTTATTGCCACAAGCCTACGAGATATCATGAAAGATAACACCTTCGAGTTTTTTGGTGCTAAG GTTGCCGAGATCGAAGAAAAAATGAAGAATGGGTATTATGCTAATCGTGGCTTGAACTCTATCAAAGATGATATTAGCCGTATGTGTCGGGATGCAATCAA AAATAAGAACCATGTTGACGCTAGAGACGTGAATCGCGTTGTTACATTATTCATTCAACTAGTCACAACTTTGGAAAAAGGTTCGAAGTCCGCTTATGACCGTGAGCAGATTATGAAGTCATGGAAATATGATTCACATACTGGCCTTTCATCTGCTTCCTTAAAGTATAAGAAGAATCTGAATAAACTTTCGGAAAGGAAATACTTGAATAAGATCAATGGGAATGCATTTGTAAATGGAATTTCTGATTCAGGAGATTATGCATCTGACCGAGAACTCCGAAAGAGATTATCTAAACTGAACAAAAAATCTTTGGACTCGGGTAGTGAAACATCTGACGACTCTGATAAGTCTTCAGATGGGTTTATGACAGATAGTGAGAGTACGGCGTCAGACACAGAAAGTGACTTGGAGTTTCAGTCAGAAGGTGCAATTGGGGAGTCAAGGGGGGAAGCATATGTTAATGCTGATGATGGATTTGATTCTTTGGCTGAAGACCGTGAATGGGGTGCTCGCATGACTAAAGCAAGCCTTGTTCCCCCTGTCACCAGAAAGTATGAAGTTACTGATCATTACGTGGTTGTAGCAGATGAGGAAGAAGTGCGAAGAAAAATGCAAGTTTCTTTACCCGAGGATTATGCTGATAAGCTAAATGCACAAAGAAATGGTACTGAGGATTCAGACATGGAAATTCCCGAAGTGAAGGAATACAAACCCCGAAAATCCCTGGGAGATGAGGTGATAGAGCAAGAAGTTTATGGCATAGATCCTTACACTCATAATCTTCTTCTCGATTCCATGCCAGAGGAATCAGATTGGTCTCTTCTTGATAAGCACTTGTTCATTGAGGACGTGCTCCTTGTTGTTCTCAATAAACAAGTCAGAAGCTTCACTGGTGCTGGAAACACTCCTATGGTTTATCCTTTGAAACCTGTATTTGAAGAGATATTAGATACTGCAGAGGAAAACCATGACAGGAGAACCGTGCGACTCTCTCAGCTTATCCTGAAATCTATTGACAGTCGACCTGAGGATCATTATGTTGCTTATAGAAAG GGGCTTGGTGTTGTGTGCAACAAAGAAGGTGGTTTTTGTGAAGATGATTTTGTCGTTGAATTTCTTGGAGAG GTTTATCCCGCTTGGAAATGGTATGAGAAACAAGATGGTATCCGCTCCTTACAAAAGAACAATAAAGATCCAGCACCAGAGTTCTACAACATATATCTTGAGAGGCCAAAG GGTGATGCTGATGGTTATGATTTAGTAGTTGTTGATGCAATGCACAAGGCAAACTATGCAAGTCGGATTTGTCATTCGTGTAAACCCAATTGTCAAGCGAA GGTCACTGCTGTTGATGGTCAATACCAGATTGGAATATATTCTGTTAGACCAATTGCTTATGGTGAAGAGATAACCTTCGATTACAATTCTGTTACGGAG AGTAAGGAAGAGTATGAAGTCTCTGTCTGTTTGTGCGGTAACCAAGTTTGTCGTGGAAGTTTTCTAAATTTAACAGGAGAAGGAGCTTTCCAGAAG GTACTAAAAGAATGCCATGGGCTACTCGATAGACACCGCTTGATGTTAGAAGCTTGTGAACTTAATTCAGCATCTGAAGAAGACTATATTGACTTGGGTAAAGCTGGATTAGGAAGTTGTCTGCTTGGTGGGTTGCCTGATTGGTTGATTGCATACTCGGCTCGTCTT gtAAGGTTTATTAACTTCGAGAGGACGAAACTTCCTCACGAGATTCTTAGACATAATATAGAGGAAAAAAAGAAGTACTTTGCTGATATACGGATGGAGGTTGAGAAAAGCGATGCTGAAATTCAG GCAGAGGGTGTGTACAATCAGAGGCTTCAGAATTTGGCTCTTACTATTGATAAG GTGAGATATGTCATGAGGTGTGTTTTTGGTGACCCAAAGAAGGCCCCGCCACCCCTGGAGAGGCTTAACCCTGAATCAGCTGTTTCTTATATCTGGAAAGGTGAGGGTTCATTTGTGGAGGAACTTATCCAGGGCATGGCTCCTCATTTGGATGATGTTTTATTGAGAGACATCAAGGCCAAAATTCGGGCCCACGATCCTTCTGGTTCTGACGACATCAGAATGGAGCTTAGGGAGTCTTTATTATG GTTGAGGGATGAAGTTCGGAGCCTTCCTTGCAGTTATAAAAGTCGGCATGATGCTGCTGCTGACTTGATCCACTTATATGCTCACACGAAATCACTTTTCATTGTAAAA GAATACAAGACTGTAACTTCTCCACCTGTTTACATTACTCCACTCGACCTTGGTCCCAAGTATGCAGATAAGTTGGGGTCAGGCATTCATGAATATTGCAAGACATACAGTGAAACATATTGTTTAGGACAATTGTTATTTTGGTACAACCAAGATGCTGAACCTGATGCTCTACTAGCGAAATCTAGTAGGGGCTGTTTGTCTTTGCCTGATGTGGGTTCCTTCTACGCCAAACTTCAGAAGCCATCACGCCAGCGAGTTTATGGTCCAAAGACACTGAAATTTATGCTTGCTCGGATG GAGAAGCAGCCACAGAGACCCTGGCCTAAGGACAGAATATGGTCATTCAACACCCCCGTAAAAGTTTTTGGCAGCCCTATGTTGGATGCTGTTTTACACGATACTCCACTGGACAAAGAGATGTTATATTGGTTAAAGCACAGACCTTCCATCTTCCAGGCCATGTGGGATCGATGA
- the LOC140965203 gene encoding BTB/POZ domain-containing protein At3g22104-like → MGVDKYVELQVDVNGEEIFIVDARVLSSYSGRIEKLFGKSKGVNYHQKVIFQDFPGGAANFELITRFCYNNGKVNINPLYLSQLTCAAYFMEMNKFVTRTENLCEQVEKSLEEIKYWTWSELLVSLKQCQELLPEICSLGTLPKFLDCLVKRVASSCETSSCPSTSSPDSIEFRFSCDTRSTDGLKNNFPRGSWWFEDLVSLDTCLIEMIIKSMVSRNFDNGNICRFLLFYQKSRFPSASADKKIKIIEMVVEMLNSLGTQSVSYKSLFGILRVSVKMDISQCCRTKLENMIGSRLNEATLDNLLLRSPIQRNHLYDVDLVLKFFKYFIGKGVCCVPLSRLKKVSSLMDLYLLEVAPDPYLKPLKFLALINALPDYARDSCDEIYYALNLYFEVHSGLSEEQKTEVCFGLNYEKLSSEALNHLSQNTKFPPKSAIHALFSQQCKLKGLPQYTSPTTFTDPQQCKLKGLLQDTIPATFTDSPSTAFETSRKGMKDDCADQQIVLYAKKLGCSDENKKIKAHLQGMHWRVMELEKDCRNMQIQMEQMASSRFPSHAKAKSVPKHCSYY, encoded by the exons ATGGGTGTGGATAAATATGTTGAACTCCAAGTGGATGTTAACGGAGAAGAGATTTTCATTGTGGATGcg AGAGTTTTATCTTCGTATTCTGGAAGAATAGAAAAGCTCTTCGGTAAATCCAAAGGCGTGAACTACCATCAGAAGGTGATATTCCAGGACTTTCCCGGAGGGGCAGCTAATTTCGAGCTCATCACACGGTTCTGCTACAACAACGGAAAAGTGAATATAAATCCTTTATATCTTTCTCAACTCACATGTGCTGCATACTTCATGGAAATGAACAAATTTGTCACCAGAACCGAAAATCTTTGCGAGCAAGTGGAAAAATCACTTGAAGAGATCAAGTATTGGACTTGGTCGGAGCTTCTTGTGTCTCTAAAACAGTGTCAGGAACTGCTTCCTGAAATTTGTTCCCTTGGTACACTTCCCAAGTTCTTGGATTGTCTCGTTAAAAGGGTTGCATCATCTTGTGAAACGAGCTCTTGTCCATCCACTTCTTCACCAGATAGCATTGAGTTCAGATTCTCATGTGATACAAGAAGCACGGATGGCCTAAAGAACAATTTTCCCCGGGGTTCGTGGTGGTTTGAAGATCTAGTGTCATTAGACACCTGTTTGATTGAAATGATCATAAAGTCGATGGTCTCCAGGAATTTCGACAATGGAAACATTTGTAGGTTTCTCTTGTTCTATCAAAAATCAAGATTTCCATCTGCTTCGGCGgataagaaaattaaaatcatcGAGATGGTGGTTGAGATGCTTAATTCTTTAGGTACACAGTCCGTGTCATACAAGAGTTTATTTGGGATTCTTCGAGTTTCTGTGAAAATGGACATAAGCCAATGCTGCAGGACTAAATTAGAGAACATGATCGGCTCACGATTGAATGAGGCCACATTAGATAATTTGCTTCTCCGATCTCCAATCCAGAGAAACCACCTGTATGATGTGGATCTTGTTCTcaagttttttaaatattttataggtAAAGGAGTATGTTGCGTGCCATTGAGTAGACTGAAAAAAGTTTCAAGTTTGATGGATTTATATCTACTCGAAGTCGCCCCAGATCCGTACTTGAAGCCTTTGAAGTTTTTGGCCCTAATCAACGCTCTACCGGACTATGCTCGAGATTCTTGTGATGAAATTTACTATGCGTTGAATTTGTATTTTGAG GTTCACTCTGGTTTGTCCGAAGAACAGAAAACGGAAGTCTGTTTTGGGCTAAACTATGAGAAGCTCTCATCAGAAGCACTCAATCACCTCTCTCAAAACACCAAATTTCCACCAAAATCTGCTATCCATGCCCTGTTTTCGCAGCAATGCAAGTTAAAGGGATTGCCTCAATATACGAGCCCCACCACCTTCACAGATCCCCAGCAATGCAAGTTAAAGGGATTGCTTCAAGATACTATCCCCGCCACCTTCACAGATTCCCCTTCTACTGCTTTTGAAACATCACGAAAGGGGATGAAAGATGATTGCGCTGATCAGCAAATTGTGCTCTATGCTAAGAAACTCGGTTGTTCAGATGAAAACAAGAAGATCAAAGCACATTTACAAGGCATGCACTGGAGGGTGATGGAACTAGAAAAGGATTGCAGAAATATGCAAATTCAGATGGAACAGATGGCGTCATCAAGATTTCCAAGCCACGCAAAAGCTAAATCTGTACCTAAGCATTGTTCATATTATTGA
- the LOC140965085 gene encoding xyloglucan endotransglucosylase protein 6-like, with protein sequence MLKDFLGIFLAFALVGSVVGSSRFDDLFQPSWALDHFSYEGELLKMKLDNHSGAGFSSKSKYLYGKVTVQIKLVEGDSAGTVTAFYMSSDGAYHNEFDFEFLGNTSGEPYLVQTNVYVNGVGNREQRLNLWFDPSKDFHSYSISWTQRQVLFLVDETPVRVHSNLEHKGIPFPKDQPMGVYSSIWNADDWATQGGRVKTDWSHAPFIASYKGFEINGCQCLDGASVSENIKKCSSGGDKQYWWDEPTMSELNLHQSHQLIWVRANHMVYDYCSDTARFPATPPECEHHHH encoded by the exons ATGTTGAAAGATTTCTTGGGTATTTTCCTTGCATTTGCGTTGGTGGGTTCCGTTGTTGGATCATCAAGATTTGATGATCTTTTTCAGCCAAGTTGGGCTTTGGATCATTTCAGCTATGAAGGAGAGCTTCTGAAAATGAAACTTGATAACCACTCAG GCGCTGGATTTTCATCAAAGAGCAAGTATTTGTATGGAAAAGTTACAGTTCAGATTAAGCTCGTGGAAGGAGACTCTGCTGGGACTGTTACTGCCTTCTAC ATGTCATCTGATGGAGCTTATCACAATGAATTCGATTTTGAGTTCTTAGGCAACACAAGTGGCGAACCTTACCTAGTGCAAACCAATGTTTATGTGAATGGAGTTGGCAACAGAGAACAAAGACTCAATCTTTGGTTCGATCCTAGTAAGGATTTCCACTCCTACTCCATTTCATGGACCCAGCGCCAAGTTCT ATTCTTAGTGGATGAAACTCCTGTTCGTGTACACTCTAACTTAGAGCACAAAGGCATACCATTTCCAAAAGACCAACCAATGGGGGTGTACAGTTCAATATGGAATGCTGATGATTGGGCTACACAAGGTGGGAGAGTCAAAACAGATTGGTCTCATGCACCCTTCATAGCCTCCTACAAAGGGTTTGAAATTAATGGATGCCAATGCCTCGACGGTGCCTCGGTGTCCGAGAACATAAAAAAGTGCAGCAGTGGTGGTGATAAACAATACTGGTGGGACGAGCCGACCATGTCTGAGCTGAATCTACATCAATCCCACCAGCTCATATGGGTGAGGGCTAACCACATGGTCTACGACTACTGCTCGGATACAGCTCGGTTCCCAGCTACCCCACCGGAGTGTGAACATCACCACCATTAA